A single region of the Sorghum bicolor cultivar BTx623 chromosome 9, Sorghum_bicolor_NCBIv3, whole genome shotgun sequence genome encodes:
- the LOC8065278 gene encoding zein-beta codes for MKMVIVLAVCLALSAASASALQMPGMGLQDLYGAGALMTMMGAGGGLYPCAEYLRQPQCSPVAAPFYALREQTMWQPNFICQPLRQQCCQQMRMMDMQSRCQAMCGVVQSVVQQLQMTMQLQGVAAASSLLYQPALVQQWQQLLPAAQALTPLAMAVAQVAQNMPAMCGLYQLPSYCTTPCATSAAIPPYYY; via the coding sequence atgaagatggtcatcgttctcgCCGTGTGCCTGGCTCTGTCAGCTGCCAGCGCCTCTGCTCTGCAGATGCCCGGGATGGGGCTGCAGGACTTGTATGGCGCCGGCGCCCTGATGACGATGAtgggcgccggcggcgggctGTACCCCTGCGCCGAGTACCTGAGGCAGCCGCAGTGCAGCCCGGTGGCGGCGCCCTTCTACGCCCTTCGTGAGCAGACAATGTGGCAGCCAAACTTCATCTGCCAGCCTCTCCGACAGCAGTGCTGCCAGCAGATGAGGATGATGGACATGCAGTCACGGTGCCAGGCCATGTGCGGCGTGGTGCAGTCCGTCGTGCAGCAGCTGCAGATGACGATGCAGCTCCAGGGcgtcgccgccgccagcagCCTGCTGTACCAGCCAGCTCTGGTGCAGCAATGGCAGCAGCTGCTGCCGGCAGCTCAGGCCCTCACCCCCTTGGCCATGGCGGTGGCGCAGGTTGCGCAGAACATGCCGGCCATGTGTGGACTCTACCAGCTGCCCAGCTACTGCACCACCCCCTGTGCCACCTCCGCCGCCATTCCGCCCTACTACTATTGA